The Chryseobacterium sp. 52 genome includes a region encoding these proteins:
- a CDS encoding outer membrane beta-barrel protein, with the protein MKLGLLLLAALPIATYAQDSTTVNSSTEYPNTFSSGSANIKPFDNKSRRFNDWSISVGGGAAFMAHSDLTSFYDKKINWGYNAYVSIDKQITHVFGLSLIYQRGETKQKAQLDGPIGALAGVGTATTKYDQVALMGDVNFSNLLRRVDNHSPYRLAFHGYAGIGFQGFNTSLHDANEFRWSDTPKRTPLFIKQNLDINSLFYQFGAGLKYNVSKLIDIEARTMYIISGDDEFDGGGWADANNYDTATPGSKYNMIADSRSDNAWTVTLGVSFKLGKNLTHLAWHDPLQEAYYRTSVLENATTDLVVCEKGDADNDGVCDDWDRQLDTPAGARVDGAGVALDMDLDGVIDLYDKCVTVPGPVENNGCPTK; encoded by the coding sequence ATGAAATTAGGTTTATTATTATTGGCCGCACTGCCTATTGCAACTTATGCTCAGGACAGTACAACAGTAAACTCATCAACCGAGTATCCTAATACCTTCTCTTCTGGTTCCGCTAACATCAAACCCTTTGACAACAAATCTAGACGGTTCAATGACTGGTCTATTTCAGTTGGTGGTGGTGCTGCATTTATGGCTCACTCCGATCTTACTTCTTTTTATGATAAAAAGATCAATTGGGGATACAATGCTTATGTCAGTATTGACAAGCAGATTACGCACGTTTTTGGACTAAGCCTTATCTATCAGAGAGGTGAAACAAAACAGAAAGCACAGTTAGATGGTCCAATAGGAGCTTTGGCAGGTGTGGGTACAGCAACTACAAAATATGACCAGGTTGCATTAATGGGAGACGTTAATTTTTCCAATCTATTAAGAAGAGTTGATAATCATTCTCCTTACAGATTGGCATTCCACGGTTATGCCGGAATTGGGTTCCAGGGTTTCAACACCTCTCTGCATGATGCCAATGAGTTTAGATGGAGTGACACTCCTAAAAGAACTCCTTTGTTTATCAAACAGAATTTAGACATTAACTCTTTATTTTACCAATTCGGTGCAGGATTGAAATACAATGTTTCAAAGCTTATCGATATTGAAGCAAGAACCATGTACATCATAAGTGGCGACGATGAATTCGACGGAGGCGGATGGGCTGATGCCAACAACTATGACACGGCTACTCCAGGTTCAAAGTACAACATGATTGCCGACTCACGATCTGATAATGCGTGGACAGTAACTTTAGGGGTTTCTTTCAAATTAGGAAAAAATCTCACTCACCTTGCATGGCATGACCCGCTTCAGGAAGCATACTACAGAACCAGCGTTTTAGAAAATGCAACTACGGATCTTGTTGTATGTGAAAAAGGCGATGCAGATAACGACGGCGTATGTGATGACTGGGACAGACAGCTTGACACTCCTGCAGGAGCAAGAGTAGATGGAGCCGGTGTAGCATTAGATATGGATCTTGACGGTGTGATAGATCTATATGACAAATGTGTAACAGTTCCAGGGCCTGTTGAAAACAACGGATGTCCTACAAAATAA